One genomic region from Candidatus Eisenbacteria bacterium encodes:
- a CDS encoding PEP-CTERM sorting domain-containing protein: MKKVTLAAIALVLMAAPAFAYVQPGSLNQNARLGNTQNGHRQGQEMDGGGSGYRRAPGSAVTPGTDPLVSPRGTDGENPTRPVPEPGTMAMASMGLLAIGAALRHKRGH, translated from the coding sequence ATGAAGAAGGTGACTCTCGCTGCGATCGCGCTGGTGCTGATGGCGGCGCCTGCATTCGCCTACGTGCAACCGGGCAGTCTGAACCAGAACGCACGCCTCGGGAACACGCAGAACGGGCACCGACAGGGGCAGGAAATGGACGGCGGCGGTTCGGGCTACAGGCGCGCCCCCGGCTCGGCGGTCACTCCCGGTACGGATCCGCTCGTCTCTCCGCGCGGAACCGATGGCGAGAACCCGACGCGTCCGGTTCCCGAGCCCGGCACCATGGCCATGGCGTCCATGGGACTGCTGGCGATCGGCGCTGCGCTGCGGCACAAGCGGGGTCACTGA